The window CGCCGGCCTGAATGCCCGCCGCGTCCGCCGGCTCCCCGGCGTTCACCTTGTTGACGGAGACGTTCACGGCGATGCCGTTAATGAAAGCGAACGCGATGAACAGGCCCGCCGCCAAGATGACGTTCATCATCGGCCCCGCGAAGATGGCCATCGCGCGCTTGCCCACCGGCTTACCGGCGAACTGCCGATCCCAAGGCGCGATCTGCGTCTCTTGGCCGCGAGAGACGGTCATCGCCTCCGGATGAATCCGGTACGACTCGTCCTCTCCGTCCACGTCGAGCGTAAGCGCGAGCTTGCGCTCCAGATCGATCGACCGCACTTCGCCGCGGACGGCGTTCATCCGCTCGTCGATGCGATCGAGGTAAATCTTCGTCACGACGTCGTCCGGCGTCGTCTCCACCGCGATCGTCTGGCCCGGCTGAATCTGCACCGTCTCCGGATCTTCGCCGGCCATGCGGACGTATCCGCCGAACGGCAGCAGCCGCAGCGTATATTTCGTCTCTCCGCGGCGGAACGCGAACACCTTCGGACCGAAGCCGATGGCGAATTCCCGAACGAGAATGCCCGCCCGCTTCGCGAAATAATAGTGACCCCACTCGTGAATCGTGACCAAGACGAAAAACAACAGCACCGTGAGTACGATACCTTGCGGCGTCAGCTGAGGCGTCATCAAGTAAGCCGTTCCCCCTTACGCTCCCGAACGAAGTCCATATGTCCGGGGCAGTATGTCCTTATAGCTTACCATTATTCCCGAACGAGCTTCAAGAGAACGGAAATCGGGGAAAATTAGCAACTTTTCGCAACGTCCCGCGCCCAAGCGTCCGCTTCTCGGATCGCGCCGAGGTCGGTCGCGGCGACGACGTCGTGCTTCGCCAGCGTCGACTCGACGATCGACTCGATTCTCTGGAACGGGATGTCCTCCGCGAGAAAGCGCGCCACCGCGATTTCGTTAGCGGCGTTAAACACCGCCGTCGCCGTCCCGCCCGCTCTCCCAGCTTCGTAGGCGAGCCTGATCATCGGATACCGCTCGAAGTCCATCGGTCGGAACGTCAGCTTGCCGAGCGCCGCCAGGTCGAGCGAGCTCGCCGGCGATAACGGACGATCCGGGAACGTAAGCGCATATTGAATCGGCACTCGCATATCGGGTTGGCCCAGCTGAGCGATAATGCTCTTATCATAAAATTCTACATAAGAATGAATAATCGATTCCGGGTGGACGAGCACGCGAATGCGATCGTAGTCGACGTCGAACAGCCAGCGGGCTTCGATGACTTCGAGCCCCTTGTTCGCCATCGTCGCCGAATCGATCGTCACCTTCGCGCCCATCGACCAATTAGGGTGCTTCAACGCGTCGGCCACCGTCACGTCCGCCAGCTCGTCCCGGCCGCGATCGCGGAAGCTTCCGCCCGAAGCGGTCAGCGTCAACGCGAGCACGTCGTCGATGCGCGAGCCGTTCAGCGACTGGAATATGGCCGAGTGCTCGCTGTCGACCGGAATGAGCGGCACGCCGCGGCGTCTCGCTCTCGCCGTCACGACGGCGCCGGCCGCCACGAGCGTCTCCTTGTTCGCGAGCGCGATCGCCTTGCCCGCGTCGATCGCCGCCAGCGTCGGCTCGCAGCCCGCGCTGCCGACCATCGCGGAGACGACGACGTCCGCGTCGTTGCCGGCCGCGACCTCGCGGACGCCCTCGTCGCCGTACAGCACGCGGATGCCTTCCGGGATCATGCCGGTCAGCTTGTCGGCGAGCTCCTTCGTCGCCACCGAGACGAGACGCGGCCGGAATCGGTTCGCTTGTTCGGCGAGGAGATCCACGTTCGTCCCCGCCGCCAGCGCTTCGACGCGGAAGCGTTCGGGGTGGAACGCCGCGATGTCGAGCGTCTGCGTGCCGATCGATCCCGTGCTTCCC is drawn from Paenibacillus antri and contains these coding sequences:
- the rseP gene encoding RIP metalloprotease RseP, with protein sequence MTPQLTPQGIVLTVLLFFVLVTIHEWGHYYFAKRAGILVREFAIGFGPKVFAFRRGETKYTLRLLPFGGYVRMAGEDPETVQIQPGQTIAVETTPDDVVTKIYLDRIDERMNAVRGEVRSIDLERKLALTLDVDGEDESYRIHPEAMTVSRGQETQIAPWDRQFAGKPVGKRAMAIFAGPMMNVILAAGLFIAFAFINGIAVNVSVNKVNAGEPADAAGIQAGDVIQSINGVTIGPDTTKIRELVTASAGEPMEWVVLRDGRPVAVQMTPIEAIDEAGNAQIRVGVEMMPLTRPASFQEGITNGVTTMWTATVTIFEGFKMLVLGQFTLDDLGGPIRMAEMTLQLANAGILYYTWWAAMLSLYLAIFNLLPVPALDGSRLIFLGLEAIRGRPVDPNRESLVHFIGFAMLMLVMVAVTYNDILRLFRG
- a CDS encoding 1-deoxy-D-xylulose-5-phosphate reductoisomerase: MKRISILGSTGSIGTQTLDIAAFHPERFRVEALAAGTNVDLLAEQANRFRPRLVSVATKELADKLTGMIPEGIRVLYGDEGVREVAAGNDADVVVSAMVGSAGCEPTLAAIDAGKAIALANKETLVAAGAVVTARARRRGVPLIPVDSEHSAIFQSLNGSRIDDVLALTLTASGGSFRDRGRDELADVTVADALKHPNWSMGAKVTIDSATMANKGLEVIEARWLFDVDYDRIRVLVHPESIIHSYVEFYDKSIIAQLGQPDMRVPIQYALTFPDRPLSPASSLDLAALGKLTFRPMDFERYPMIRLAYEAGRAGGTATAVFNAANEIAVARFLAEDIPFQRIESIVESTLAKHDVVAATDLGAIREADAWARDVAKSC